A single genomic interval of Bradyrhizobium japonicum USDA 6 harbors:
- a CDS encoding ATP-binding protein: MAIDAPSSPSAQPWSDRLRHSTVILIAAALALSVVVSLGELSVMRAATVFLCIAAAALIPWRLHDNAASRDDTRRVNPVESAAVAAVVAGMPDPAVLLDRAGRVIHLNAAAAQLAPALRKNELAQFALRSPEIITALRESIATTEPRRATYLDHVPVDRWMELIITPVPVPTSFGGADKCMLMTFHDQTPLRRVEEMRADFVANASHELRTPLAALSGFIDTLQGQAKDDPKARERFLGIMHNQATRMARLIDDLLSLSRVELSAHVRPDTLVDLLPIIFQVADGLEPLARERQVEVETHLPETPVMIAGDREELLRLFENLIENALKYGASGGRVIVSLAAAAATDGTQEIRVMVRDFGPGIAPEHLPRLTERFYRVDVGDSRSQGGTGLGLSLVKHILNRHRGRLLIESVPKQGAVFTACFPQAKTAAST; the protein is encoded by the coding sequence ATGGCGATCGACGCCCCATCTTCTCCCTCGGCGCAGCCCTGGTCCGACCGGCTGCGGCACTCGACCGTTATCCTGATCGCCGCGGCGCTGGCGCTGTCGGTGGTGGTCTCGCTCGGCGAATTGTCGGTGATGCGGGCGGCGACGGTGTTCCTCTGCATCGCGGCCGCGGCGCTGATCCCCTGGCGGCTGCACGACAATGCCGCCTCGCGCGACGACACCCGCCGCGTCAACCCGGTCGAGAGCGCGGCGGTGGCCGCGGTCGTCGCTGGCATGCCGGATCCGGCCGTGCTGCTCGACCGCGCCGGGCGCGTCATCCATCTCAATGCCGCCGCCGCCCAGCTGGCGCCGGCGCTGCGCAAGAACGAGCTCGCCCAGTTCGCGCTGCGCTCGCCGGAGATCATCACCGCGCTGCGTGAATCGATCGCCACCACCGAGCCGCGGCGCGCGACCTATCTCGACCATGTCCCGGTCGATCGCTGGATGGAGCTGATCATCACGCCGGTGCCGGTGCCGACCTCCTTCGGCGGCGCCGACAAATGCATGCTGATGACCTTCCACGACCAGACGCCGCTGCGCCGGGTCGAGGAGATGCGCGCGGACTTCGTCGCCAATGCCAGCCACGAGCTGCGCACGCCGCTTGCCGCGCTGTCGGGCTTCATCGACACGCTCCAGGGCCAGGCCAAGGACGATCCCAAGGCGCGCGAGCGGTTCCTCGGCATCATGCACAACCAGGCGACCCGGATGGCGCGCCTGATCGACGATCTGCTCTCGCTGTCGCGGGTCGAGCTGTCGGCCCATGTGCGGCCCGACACCCTGGTCGACCTGCTGCCGATCATCTTCCAGGTCGCCGACGGGCTCGAGCCGCTGGCGCGGGAGCGCCAGGTCGAGGTCGAAACCCATCTGCCCGAAACGCCCGTGATGATCGCGGGCGACCGCGAGGAATTGCTCCGCCTGTTCGAGAACCTGATCGAGAACGCGCTCAAATACGGGGCGTCGGGCGGACGTGTCATCGTGTCGCTGGCCGCGGCAGCAGCCACTGATGGAACTCAGGAAATCCGGGTCATGGTCCGCGATTTCGGCCCCGGCATCGCGCCCGAGCACCTGCCGCGACTGACCGAGCGGTTCTACCGGGTCGACGTCGGCGACAGCCGCTCGCAGGGCGGGACGGGGCTCGGATTATCGCTGGTGAAACATATTCTTAACCGCCATCGCGGCCGGCTTTTGATCGAGAGCGTGCCCAAGCAGGGCGCCGTTTTCACGGCCTGTTTTCCCCAGGCGAAGACGGCGGCTTCAACCTGA
- a CDS encoding Rdx family protein: protein MADVTIIYCRPCGYEKRAKDAAAALRQHLTLEPSLVPAKGGIFQVKVGDRIVASRSKGHFPGTDEIVAAVTSAWR from the coding sequence ATGGCTGATGTGACCATCATCTATTGCCGCCCCTGCGGCTACGAGAAGCGCGCCAAGGACGCCGCTGCTGCGCTGCGGCAGCATCTGACGCTGGAGCCGTCTCTCGTGCCCGCCAAGGGTGGGATCTTCCAGGTCAAGGTCGGCGACAGGATCGTAGCCAGCCGCAGCAAGGGCCACTTTCCCGGTACCGACGAAATCGTAGCCGCCGTTACTTCCGCGTGGCGCTGA
- a CDS encoding TetR/AcrR family transcriptional regulator: MPKPSLKDAILDAGLKVMFRTGYHGTSVRDVTAAAGAPQGSFTNHFRSKEVFASEVLDRYFETTRGLVAEALDDTSLTPRARLRRYLDIITGRLEADGYGRGCLIGDLSLEASASSEMLRARLAEIFAEWRAPFAACIRDAQTCREIASEFAPEELADFLLASWQGAILRMKVDRNPNALERFKTIAFQTVFRELT, from the coding sequence ATGCCAAAGCCCTCACTCAAAGACGCCATCCTCGATGCCGGCCTGAAGGTCATGTTCAGGACCGGCTATCACGGCACCAGCGTGCGCGACGTCACCGCTGCGGCAGGCGCGCCGCAGGGGTCCTTCACCAACCATTTTCGCTCCAAAGAGGTGTTCGCCTCCGAGGTGCTCGACCGCTACTTCGAGACCACGAGGGGACTGGTCGCGGAAGCGCTCGACGACACCTCGCTGACCCCGCGCGCGCGGCTGCGCCGCTATCTCGACATCATCACCGGCCGGCTCGAGGCCGACGGCTATGGCCGCGGCTGCCTGATCGGTGATCTCAGCCTGGAGGCGTCAGCCAGCAGCGAAATGCTGCGCGCGCGTCTCGCCGAAATCTTCGCCGAATGGCGCGCGCCGTTCGCCGCCTGCATCAGGGACGCCCAGACGTGCCGCGAGATCGCATCCGAATTCGCGCCCGAAGAGCTTGCCGATTTCCTGCTCGCGTCCTGGCAAGGCGCGATCCTGCGCATGAAGGTCGACCGCAATCCCAACGCCCTCGAACGTTTCAAGACCATCGCCTTTCAAACCGTCTTCAGGGAGCTGACATGA
- the boxB gene encoding benzoyl-CoA 2,3-epoxidase subunit BoxB — MNMNIMNVDYSTKIPNNVNLAEDRQVLKALEGWHPGYMDWWSDMGPEGFQESLVYLRTAYSVDPRGWAKFDYVRMPEYRWGILLAPQEENRVVPFGEHYGEPAWQEVPGEYRAMLRRLIVIQGDTEPASVEQQRHLGKTAPSLYDMRNLFQVNVEEGRHLWAMVYLLQKYFGRDGREEADDLLRRRSGDADAPRMLGAFNEATPDWLSFFMFTYFTDRDGKMQLHSLAQSGFDPLSRTCRFMLTEEAHHMFVGETGITRVVQRTCDAMREAGITDPTDIAKVRALGVIDLPTIQKKLNLHYTLSLDLFGSEVSTNAANAFNTGIKGRYHETQIDDDHQLKNSTYPVLKLINGEIKLVDEPALTALNMRLRDDYSQDCVKGMLRWNKVISTAGYDFKLTLPNVAFHRHIGEFKDVHATPDGILIDDATWAKRRDDWLPSTADGDFITSLMQPVTETGKFASWISPPKVGIDNKPGDFEYVKIES; from the coding sequence ATGAACATGAACATCATGAACGTCGACTACTCGACCAAGATTCCGAACAACGTGAATCTCGCCGAAGACCGCCAGGTGCTCAAAGCCCTGGAAGGCTGGCATCCCGGCTACATGGACTGGTGGAGCGACATGGGCCCCGAGGGTTTCCAGGAGTCGCTCGTCTACTTGCGCACCGCCTATTCCGTCGATCCGCGCGGCTGGGCCAAGTTCGACTACGTCCGCATGCCCGAATATCGCTGGGGTATCCTGCTTGCGCCGCAGGAAGAAAACCGCGTCGTGCCGTTCGGCGAGCATTATGGCGAGCCGGCCTGGCAGGAAGTCCCCGGTGAATATCGCGCCATGCTGCGCCGCCTGATCGTGATCCAGGGCGACACCGAGCCGGCTTCCGTCGAGCAGCAGCGCCATCTCGGCAAGACCGCGCCCTCGCTCTACGACATGCGCAACCTGTTCCAGGTCAACGTCGAGGAAGGCCGCCATCTCTGGGCGATGGTCTACCTGCTCCAGAAGTACTTTGGCCGTGACGGCCGCGAGGAAGCGGATGACTTGCTGCGCCGCCGCTCGGGCGATGCCGATGCGCCGCGCATGCTGGGTGCCTTCAACGAGGCGACGCCGGACTGGCTGTCCTTCTTCATGTTCACCTACTTCACCGACCGCGACGGCAAGATGCAGCTGCACTCGCTCGCGCAGTCGGGCTTCGATCCCCTGTCGCGCACCTGCCGTTTCATGCTGACGGAAGAAGCGCACCACATGTTCGTCGGCGAGACCGGCATCACCCGCGTCGTGCAGCGCACCTGTGACGCGATGCGCGAAGCCGGCATCACCGATCCCACCGACATCGCAAAGGTTCGTGCGCTCGGCGTGATCGACCTGCCGACGATCCAGAAGAAGTTGAACCTGCACTATACGCTGTCGCTCGACCTGTTCGGCTCGGAAGTATCGACCAACGCGGCCAACGCCTTCAACACCGGAATCAAGGGCCGTTATCACGAGACCCAGATCGACGACGATCACCAGCTCAAGAACTCGACCTATCCGGTGCTCAAGCTCATCAACGGCGAGATCAAGCTGGTCGACGAGCCGGCGCTGACCGCGCTCAACATGCGCCTGCGCGATGATTACAGCCAGGATTGCGTCAAGGGCATGCTGCGCTGGAATAAGGTGATCTCCACCGCCGGCTACGATTTCAAGCTGACGCTGCCGAACGTCGCCTTCCACCGCCACATCGGCGAGTTCAAGGACGTGCATGCCACGCCCGACGGCATTTTGATCGATGATGCCACCTGGGCCAAGCGCAGGGACGATTGGCTGCCCTCGACCGCCGACGGCGACTTCATCACCTCGCTGATGCAGCCCGTCACCGAGACCGGCAAGTTCGCCTCCTGGATCTCGCCGCCGAAGGTCGGCATCGACAACAAGCCCGGCGATTTCGAGTACGTGAAGATCGAGTCGTAA
- a CDS encoding polysaccharide deacetylase family protein, whose translation MKQLRNNVIRAGLGALYFSGAHHLLRPLLSGVGAIFMLHHVRPAREAAFQPNRHLEVTPDFLRATLSHLRSRGIDIVSMDELHERLVQGRFTRPFAAFTLDDGYRDNLEFALPVLREFDAPLAVYVASEFAEGTGRLWWTALETVIAKTEQIDIQIGNSALRLDATTPAAKQMAFDRLHDWLRALPGEHDLKREIEALCARYDVDMAALCRSLCLSWDEVKAFAADPLVTIGAHTISHCNLARQNEGIAAQEMAVSRARIEQALGRTVLHFAYPYGDREAAGEREFALAASAGFKTAVTTRPGMLFAENAGHMTALPRVSLNGNYQDARILPVLTSGAATAMWNGFRRIAAA comes from the coding sequence ATGAAACAACTCCGAAACAACGTCATCCGCGCCGGGCTCGGGGCACTCTATTTCAGCGGGGCGCACCACCTGTTGCGCCCGCTCTTGTCGGGCGTCGGCGCCATTTTCATGCTGCACCACGTGCGGCCGGCCCGCGAGGCCGCGTTCCAGCCGAACCGGCACCTCGAAGTCACCCCCGATTTCCTGCGCGCCACGCTGAGCCATTTGCGCTCGCGCGGGATCGACATCGTCAGCATGGACGAGCTGCATGAGCGGCTGGTGCAGGGCCGGTTCACCCGCCCCTTCGCCGCCTTCACCCTCGACGACGGGTACCGCGACAATCTCGAATTCGCGCTGCCGGTTCTGCGCGAATTTGACGCGCCCTTGGCCGTCTATGTCGCGAGCGAGTTTGCCGAGGGCACCGGACGTCTGTGGTGGACCGCGCTGGAAACCGTCATCGCCAAGACCGAACAGATCGACATCCAGATCGGCAATTCCGCGCTGCGGCTGGACGCAACGACCCCCGCTGCAAAACAAATGGCGTTCGACCGCCTGCACGATTGGCTGCGCGCGCTACCGGGCGAACATGATCTCAAGCGCGAGATCGAGGCGCTCTGCGCCAGATACGACGTCGACATGGCCGCGCTGTGCCGCAGCCTGTGCCTGTCCTGGGACGAGGTGAAGGCATTTGCCGCCGATCCGCTGGTCACGATCGGCGCGCACACCATCAGCCATTGCAATCTCGCCAGGCAGAACGAGGGGATCGCCGCACAGGAGATGGCGGTAAGCCGCGCGCGGATCGAGCAGGCGCTGGGCCGTACCGTGCTGCACTTCGCCTACCCCTATGGCGACCGCGAAGCGGCGGGCGAACGCGAATTCGCTCTCGCCGCATCGGCCGGCTTCAAGACCGCGGTGACGACCCGGCCCGGCATGCTGTTCGCAGAAAATGCCGGCCACATGACCGCGCTGCCGCGCGTCTCGCTCAACGGCAATTACCAGGACGCGCGAATTCTGCCGGTGCTGACCTCTGGCGCCGCGACCGCGATGTGGAACGGCTTTCGCCGGATCGCCGCGGCCTGA
- a CDS encoding lysylphosphatidylglycerol synthase domain-containing protein: protein MLEAIRRAMTFLRQKQVLHKLGVVISVAVIGIACYVLYHMLRGIDVNEVLEAIKSTEPSQIAMAALFVAAGYFTLTFYDLFAVRAIGHTHVPYRINALAAFTSYSIGHNVGASVFTGGAVRYRIYSAYGLNAIDVAKICFLAGLTFWLGNAAVLGLGISYHPEAAASIDQLPPWLNRMLAMMIIVGLVAYVVWVWTQPRVVGRGPWTVVLPGGPLTLLQIAIGIIDLGFCALAMYVLVPDEPNLGFVVVAVIFVSATLLGFASHSPGGLGVFDAAMLVGLWQMDREELLGGMLLFRVLYYLSPFVISVILLTFREVIIGARSKRLQQAALKLDPGPAREAAYVRERSDSGA from the coding sequence ATGCTGGAAGCCATACGCAGGGCGATGACGTTTCTGCGCCAGAAGCAAGTCCTGCATAAGCTTGGAGTTGTGATCAGCGTCGCGGTCATCGGCATCGCTTGCTATGTGCTCTACCACATGCTGCGGGGCATCGACGTCAACGAGGTCCTCGAAGCGATCAAGAGCACCGAGCCGAGCCAGATTGCGATGGCTGCGCTGTTCGTGGCCGCGGGCTATTTCACCCTGACCTTCTACGATCTGTTCGCGGTGCGCGCGATTGGCCACACCCATGTGCCCTACCGCATCAATGCGCTCGCCGCCTTCACCAGCTATTCGATCGGCCACAATGTCGGCGCCAGCGTCTTCACCGGCGGCGCGGTGCGCTACCGCATCTATTCGGCCTATGGCCTGAACGCGATCGACGTCGCAAAGATCTGCTTTCTCGCCGGCCTGACCTTCTGGCTCGGCAATGCCGCGGTGCTCGGCCTCGGCATCTCCTACCATCCGGAAGCCGCAGCCTCGATCGACCAGCTTCCGCCCTGGCTGAACCGGATGCTGGCGATGATGATCATCGTGGGGCTGGTCGCCTATGTGGTCTGGGTCTGGACCCAGCCGCGGGTGGTCGGCCGCGGGCCCTGGACCGTGGTGCTGCCGGGCGGCCCGCTGACGCTGCTCCAGATCGCCATCGGCATCATCGATCTCGGCTTCTGTGCGCTCGCGATGTACGTGCTGGTCCCGGACGAGCCCAATCTCGGCTTCGTCGTGGTGGCGGTGATCTTCGTCTCGGCGACGCTGCTCGGTTTCGCCAGCCACTCGCCGGGCGGGCTCGGCGTGTTCGATGCCGCCATGCTGGTCGGCCTCTGGCAGATGGATCGCGAGGAACTGCTGGGTGGCATGCTCCTGTTCCGCGTCCTCTATTATCTCTCCCCCTTCGTCATATCTGTAATCTTGCTGACGTTTCGCGAGGTTATAATCGGCGCTCGATCGAAGCGCTTGCAGCAGGCGGCGCTCAAGCTCGACCCCGGCCCGGCGCGTGAAGCCGCCTATGTGAGAGAGCGCAGCGACAGCGGCGCCTGA
- a CDS encoding OmpA family protein: MQKLFRWASKWWPGLIPLAVMWGFAAWNNTLPVEADLSARSSAALKETVLDKTRIAVDGRDVSLAADAFSEEGRRDAVMAVELVPGVRLVDDRTRLVPEATPFVWNAERDVVRVTLSGSAPLPSMKARLTEAARKEVSGTEVADQMGLARGAPPRFEAAAMLLLDQIGKLKDGKITISDTKVNLSGMARDLGGREAIAAALKNLPEGFSVAANDVKAPPYIFQAYKDPVAATVTLTGYVPDNSVHAAIATSASRKFFTEKVVDNLKASVGAPGSFNTAVVAALGALSRLSTGTLVVSDREVKLSGDALYEGAANDIRAGLGKDFPKNWQYKPEITVKPAAGPVDGTVCQQLFSELLNKGKIRFATKRADIDPDSAGILDHLIETALRCPTTNIEVAGHTDADGEDSFNQALSEKRAQAVIDYLVKAGLPATRFTPVGYGATQPLAGNDTDEGKAQNRRIEFLVR, from the coding sequence ATGCAGAAGCTTTTCAGGTGGGCCAGCAAATGGTGGCCAGGGCTGATCCCCCTGGCCGTCATGTGGGGATTTGCGGCCTGGAATAATACCTTGCCGGTCGAGGCGGACCTGTCCGCCCGCAGCTCGGCGGCGCTCAAGGAGACCGTTCTGGACAAGACCCGGATCGCGGTGGACGGCCGGGACGTTAGCTTGGCCGCGGACGCCTTTTCCGAGGAGGGGCGCCGCGATGCCGTGATGGCGGTCGAGCTCGTTCCGGGCGTGCGTCTGGTCGACGACCGGACCCGCCTTGTTCCCGAAGCAACGCCCTTCGTCTGGAATGCCGAGCGTGACGTGGTGCGGGTGACGCTGTCCGGCTCCGCGCCCCTGCCATCGATGAAGGCGCGCCTGACCGAGGCCGCGCGCAAGGAGGTCAGCGGGACCGAGGTCGCCGATCAGATGGGCCTCGCGCGCGGCGCGCCGCCGCGGTTCGAGGCGGCCGCGATGCTGCTGCTCGACCAGATCGGCAAGCTCAAGGACGGCAAGATCACGATATCAGACACCAAGGTCAATCTGTCGGGCATGGCGCGCGACCTCGGCGGCCGTGAGGCGATCGCGGCCGCGCTCAAGAACCTGCCCGAGGGCTTTTCGGTCGCCGCCAACGATGTCAAGGCGCCGCCCTACATCTTCCAGGCCTACAAGGATCCGGTCGCCGCGACCGTGACGCTGACCGGCTACGTGCCCGACAACAGCGTGCACGCGGCCATTGCAACGAGTGCCTCGCGAAAATTCTTCACCGAAAAGGTCGTCGACAATCTCAAGGCCAGCGTCGGCGCACCCGGCTCCTTCAACACTGCCGTGGTTGCAGCGCTCGGCGCGTTGTCGCGGCTGTCGACCGGTACGCTCGTGGTGTCCGATCGCGAAGTGAAGCTGTCGGGCGATGCGCTCTACGAGGGGGCCGCCAACGACATCCGCGCAGGCCTCGGCAAGGACTTCCCGAAGAACTGGCAGTACAAGCCGGAGATTACGGTGAAGCCCGCCGCGGGCCCGGTCGATGGGACGGTCTGCCAGCAATTGTTCTCGGAGCTCCTGAACAAGGGCAAGATCCGCTTCGCAACGAAACGCGCCGACATCGACCCGGATTCCGCCGGTATTCTCGACCACCTGATCGAGACGGCGCTGCGCTGCCCCACCACCAATATCGAGGTGGCCGGCCACACCGATGCCGACGGTGAGGACTCCTTCAACCAGGCTCTCTCGGAGAAGCGTGCGCAGGCTGTGATCGACTATCTGGTCAAGGCCGGGCTGCCGGCCACCCGCTTCACTCCGGTCGGCTATGGCGCGACGCAGCCCCTCGCCGGCAATGACACCGACGAAGGCAAGGCGCAGAACCGCCGCATCGAATTTCTGGTGAGGTGA
- a CDS encoding haloalkane dehalogenase, which translates to MSKPTGIEILQASVLGSTMAYREGGDRDAPAALFLHGNPTSSHIWRNILPLVAPVAHCIAPDLVGFGQSGKPDIGYRFVDHVRYLDAFIEQRGIKSAYLVAQDWGTALAFHLAARRPDFVRGLAFMEFIRPMPTWQDFHHTEVAEEQDHAEAARAAFRKFRTPGEGEAMILEANAFVERVLPGGIVRKLGEDELAPYRAPFPTPESRRPVLAFPRELPIAGEPADVYETLQSAHAALAASSYPKLLFSGTPGALVAPEFAERFAASLKHCALVRLGPGLHFLQEDHPEAIGRSVAGWIAGIEAVRQQRAA; encoded by the coding sequence ATGAGCAAGCCAACTGGAATCGAGATTCTCCAAGCGTCTGTGCTGGGAAGCACGATGGCCTATCGCGAGGGGGGAGATCGCGATGCGCCCGCTGCCCTGTTCCTGCACGGCAACCCGACGTCGTCGCATATCTGGCGCAACATTCTGCCGCTTGTAGCGCCGGTCGCACATTGCATCGCGCCCGATCTCGTCGGCTTCGGCCAATCCGGCAAGCCCGACATCGGCTATCGCTTCGTCGACCACGTCCGCTATCTCGATGCATTCATCGAACAGCGCGGCATTAAATCGGCCTATCTTGTCGCGCAGGACTGGGGCACCGCGCTCGCGTTCCATCTCGCCGCGCGCCGGCCGGATTTCGTGCGCGGCCTTGCCTTCATGGAGTTCATCCGCCCGATGCCGACCTGGCAGGACTTTCACCACACCGAGGTCGCGGAGGAGCAGGACCACGCCGAGGCGGCGAGGGCGGCGTTCCGCAAATTCAGGACGCCGGGCGAGGGCGAAGCGATGATCCTCGAGGCGAACGCGTTCGTCGAGCGCGTGCTGCCCGGTGGCATCGTCCGCAAGCTCGGCGAGGACGAGCTGGCGCCTTACCGTGCGCCATTCCCCACGCCGGAGAGCCGCCGGCCCGTTCTCGCCTTCCCCCGCGAACTGCCGATCGCAGGCGAGCCTGCCGACGTCTACGAGACGCTCCAATCCGCGCATGCCGCGCTCGCTGCATCGTCCTATCCGAAGCTGTTGTTCTCGGGCACGCCCGGTGCGCTCGTCGCGCCCGAATTCGCCGAGCGGTTCGCAGCCTCGCTGAAGCACTGCGCATTGGTCCGCCTCGGACCCGGCCTGCACTTCCTCCAGGAGGATCACCCCGAGGCGATCGGCCGCTCCGTCGCAGGCTGGATCGCCGGCATCGAAGCCGTGCGCCAGCAGCGCGCTGCCTGA
- a CDS encoding SDR family oxidoreductase: MFNDLFSLKGRVALVTGGSRGIGKMIAAGFLAQGAAKVYITARKAGPCEATAKELSTQYDGECIALPIDISTIEGCDRLASEIIKLEPKLDILVNNAGAAWGAEFDEFPESGWDKVMDLNVKSLFFLTKALAKPLRAAASHERPAKVINIASVDGIFVNPSETYSYAASKAAVIHLTRRMATKLIKDNINVTAIAPGAFKSDMNRAARDHADEVAKRIPARRIGTDEDMAGVAIYLASRAGDYVVGNTIAVDGGVVYANAGLEIAG; encoded by the coding sequence ATGTTCAACGATCTGTTCTCGCTCAAAGGCCGTGTCGCGCTCGTGACCGGCGGGTCGCGTGGCATCGGCAAGATGATCGCGGCGGGCTTCCTCGCGCAAGGCGCGGCGAAGGTCTACATCACCGCGCGCAAGGCCGGGCCGTGCGAGGCGACGGCGAAAGAGCTCTCCACCCAATATGACGGCGAATGCATCGCGCTGCCGATCGATATCTCGACCATCGAAGGCTGCGACAGGCTGGCCTCCGAAATCATCAAGCTGGAGCCGAAGCTCGACATCCTCGTCAACAATGCGGGTGCGGCCTGGGGCGCGGAGTTCGACGAATTCCCGGAGAGCGGCTGGGACAAGGTGATGGACCTCAACGTCAAGTCGCTGTTCTTCCTGACCAAGGCGCTGGCAAAGCCGCTGCGCGCGGCGGCGTCGCACGAGCGGCCGGCCAAGGTGATCAACATCGCCTCGGTCGACGGCATCTTCGTCAATCCGAGCGAGACCTATTCCTACGCCGCCAGCAAGGCCGCCGTGATCCATCTGACGCGGCGCATGGCGACGAAGCTGATCAAGGACAACATCAACGTCACCGCGATCGCGCCGGGCGCGTTCAAGTCCGACATGAACCGCGCCGCGCGCGACCATGCGGACGAGGTCGCCAAGCGCATTCCGGCGCGGCGTATCGGAACCGATGAGGACATGGCCGGTGTGGCGATCTACCTCGCCTCGCGCGCGGGTGATTACGTGGTCGGCAACACCATCGCGGTGGATGGCGGCGTGGTGTATGCGAATGCCGGGCTGGAGATCGCGGGGTAG
- the boxC gene encoding 2,3-epoxybenzoyl-CoA dihydrolase — MAGEDRRLAGGATFIDFQTEPSRYKHWKLAVDGDVATLTMDVDENGGLFEGYLLKLNSYDLGVDIELADVVQRLRFEHPEVKVVVMRSAKNRVFCAGANIRMLAGSTHAHKVNFCKFTNETRNGMEDSSENSGQRFITVVNGSAAGGGYELALATDHIILADDGSSAVALPEVPLLAVLPGTGGLTRVVDKRKVRRDHADFFCTIEEGVKGKRAVQWRLVDEIAPNSKLEAKIAERAKEFAGQSKRKGSGKGIALTPLKRVIDETSIRYGFVSVDIDRTARIATISIKAPEAAPPADIDAMMAQGPSFWPLQVARELDDAILHLRINELDIAMLVFKSHGDRAHVLASDAFLEANKAHWLVNEIRHYWKRVLKRIDVTSRTLVTLVEPGSCFAGTLAELVFAADRSYMLIGTRQGDNRPPPSIELSAMNFGPYPMSHGLTRLESRFQADPSDVERAEATMGTALDAEQAEELGLVTFALDDIDWDDEVRVFLEERASFSPDSLTGMEASLRFVGPETMESKIFARLTAWQNWIFQRPNAVGEEGALRRYGSGQKPKFDMTRV, encoded by the coding sequence ATGGCCGGGGAAGATCGGCGCCTCGCAGGCGGCGCGACATTCATCGATTTCCAGACCGAACCGTCCCGCTACAAGCACTGGAAGCTCGCGGTCGATGGCGACGTCGCCACCCTGACCATGGATGTCGACGAGAATGGCGGCCTGTTCGAGGGCTATCTGCTCAAGCTCAACTCCTACGATCTCGGGGTCGACATCGAGCTGGCGGACGTCGTCCAGCGGCTGCGCTTCGAGCACCCCGAGGTGAAGGTCGTGGTGATGCGTTCGGCCAAGAACCGCGTGTTCTGCGCCGGCGCCAACATCCGCATGCTCGCGGGCTCGACCCATGCCCATAAGGTGAACTTCTGCAAATTCACCAACGAGACCCGCAACGGCATGGAAGACTCGTCGGAGAATTCCGGCCAGCGCTTCATCACGGTGGTGAACGGCTCGGCCGCCGGCGGCGGTTATGAGCTGGCGCTCGCGACCGACCACATCATCCTCGCCGATGACGGCTCGTCGGCCGTTGCTCTGCCGGAAGTGCCGCTGCTCGCGGTGCTGCCGGGCACCGGCGGCCTCACCCGCGTCGTCGACAAGCGCAAGGTGCGCCGCGACCACGCCGATTTCTTCTGCACCATCGAGGAAGGCGTGAAGGGCAAGCGCGCCGTGCAGTGGCGTCTCGTCGACGAGATCGCGCCGAACTCGAAGCTCGAGGCCAAGATCGCCGAGCGCGCCAAGGAGTTCGCAGGCCAATCGAAGCGCAAGGGCAGCGGCAAGGGCATCGCGTTGACGCCGCTCAAGCGGGTCATCGACGAGACCAGCATCCGCTACGGTTTTGTCAGCGTCGACATCGATCGTACGGCGCGCATCGCCACCATCTCGATCAAGGCGCCCGAGGCCGCGCCGCCGGCCGACATCGATGCCATGATGGCGCAGGGGCCTTCGTTCTGGCCGCTCCAGGTCGCGCGCGAGCTCGACGACGCCATCCTGCATCTGCGCATCAACGAGCTCGATATCGCGATGCTCGTCTTCAAGAGCCATGGCGACCGCGCCCATGTGCTGGCATCCGATGCCTTCCTCGAAGCCAACAAGGCGCACTGGCTGGTCAACGAAATCAGGCACTACTGGAAGCGCGTGCTGAAGCGCATCGACGTCACCTCGCGCACGCTGGTGACGCTGGTCGAGCCCGGCTCCTGCTTTGCCGGCACGCTCGCCGAGCTCGTCTTCGCCGCCGACCGCTCCTACATGCTGATCGGCACGCGCCAGGGCGACAACCGTCCACCGCCGTCGATCGAACTCTCCGCGATGAATTTCGGTCCGTATCCGATGAGCCACGGCCTGACCCGGCTGGAATCGCGCTTCCAGGCCGATCCGTCCGACGTCGAGCGTGCGGAAGCCACCATGGGCACCGCGCTCGACGCCGAGCAGGCGGAAGAACTCGGCCTCGTCACCTTCGCGCTCGACGACATCGATTGGGACGATGAGGTCCGTGTGTTCCTGGAGGAGCGCGCCAGCTTCTCGCCCGACAGCCTCACCGGTATGGAAGCCAGCCTGCGCTTCGTCGGCCCCGAGACGATGGAATCGAAAATCTTCGCGCGCCTCACCGCATGGCAGAACTGGATATTCCAGCGCCCGAACGCGGTCGGCGAGGAAGGCGCACTGCGCCGCTACGGCAGCGGCCAGAAGCCGAAATTCGATATGACGCGGGTGTAG